Below is a genomic region from Pectobacterium polaris.
AACGAGCTGAGCGACGGCCAGTGCGCGATGGAAATGCTCGGCAGCGCCAGCATCCCGCTTTTCATTAATACCTGCGCGGTGCTGGCGAGCACAATGCTGCCAAGCGCCCAGACATAGCCTTTTTTCGCCATCATCCCCCTGCATCAGATAGATACCGGTGACAATCAGCGCAATGCCCCACCAGTGATGCTTGTCCACACGTTCGCCAAACCCGTAGTGCGCCAGCAGCGTGACCAACACAAAATTGATGCTCAGCAGCGGGTATGCCACGCCGAGCGGGATCTGCTGCAACACCACAAGCCACAGCAGCAGCCCGATGCCGAGCAGCAGAGCCGCCAGCATCAGCCACCCCAGCGTCACGCGTTGACGACGATCCGTGGGTAAACGCCGCCAGCACTCCGCTGCCCGTTTCTGGCACAGCTGTCCCAAACTGGTGAGCAGGCAGACGATAGCCACCAAGAGATAACTCATGGCGCTATCTGCTTATAAAACAGCAGCACGTAACGGTGCGATTTTTTCAACTGATCGGGGGCAGGCAGACTGCGGTATTCTTCATCGGTATCCCTATCGACCTTCAGCACCAGTGCGACATTTCCGCTACGCCGTTTCTCAGCAAGCCAGGCCGGGAAAGCGCCCTCATCCACAAAGCGATCAGTGGAATCGGCGTAGTCCAGCCCGTAGTTCAGCTCGCCCCGCGCCTTGAATAAGGTGATATCGCTGCGCTTCAGCTCCCACGCCAGTCCGGCCGCCAACCCAACCTCATCGCTCAGCACATAGCGGCTCTCCTCCAGCAACGGCTGATGGCTACGAATGAAGGTTTGAGGGTTCTTTGAATCGACCACGCTCGCCGGAATACTTCCACCGAAGAGCAGCGCCAGAAATAGCGGACAGCCCGCCACCAGATAGCCCCACGTTCGCGGTTTCTTCAAGCTGACAGCGGCAAAGGCAATCCAGCCGATAAAGCAGACGACACCCGAGACGATGGTCAGCCCTTCTCCCGATTGATAGAAATGCGGCACGATGATGCCGAGCCCCAGCGCGGCAACCGCGAGCGCCAGTACGCTGCCGAAAGCGATGTTGAGCCAGCTGTTAATGCGCAATACACGTTCGCGTACCGCAGGCACCAGTCCGGAAATCCACGCCGCCATCAGCAGCGCCAGCGGCGCAAAGCACGGCAGAATGTAGGTCAGCAGCTTGCCTTTAGCGATGCTGAAAAACAGCAGCGGCATCACCATCCAGCACAGCAGGAGGAACCGTTCCGGGTTCGCTTTTCGTTCCGTCCAACCGCTGCGCAACGCACCCGGCAGCAGCGCCAGCCAAGGGAATGCGCCGACAATCAGCACCGGCAGGTAATACCAGAACGGCGCTTTATGCTGCGCATCGTCTTCTGCAAAACGCTGGATATGCTCAATCCAAAAGAAGTA
It encodes:
- the arnT gene encoding lipid IV(A) 4-amino-4-deoxy-L-arabinosyltransferase, which encodes MEKGMIKLKSTVILVLFALLYLLPLNGRWLWSPDETRYAEISREMLQRGDWIVPHLLGIRYFEKPVAGYWLNNISQWLLGHTNFAVRFASVFSTALSALLVFWLAMLLWKNQRTALLAATIYLTSLLVYGIGTYSVLDPMVTLWMTAALFSHVLIQRATLTRERFMAWGLMGLACGMGFMTKGFLALALPVISVLPVALAQKRIKELLLFGPLAIVVAVLLSAPWALAVHAREADYWHYFFWIEHIQRFAEDDAQHKAPFWYYLPVLIVGAFPWLALLPGALRSGWTERKANPERFLLLCWMVMPLLFFSIAKGKLLTYILPCFAPLALLMAAWISGLVPAVRERVLRINSWLNIAFGSVLALAVAALGLGIIVPHFYQSGEGLTIVSGVVCFIGWIAFAAVSLKKPRTWGYLVAGCPLFLALLFGGSIPASVVDSKNPQTFIRSHQPLLEESRYVLSDEVGLAAGLAWELKRSDITLFKARGELNYGLDYADSTDRFVDEGAFPAWLAEKRRSGNVALVLKVDRDTDEEYRSLPAPDQLKKSHRYVLLFYKQIAP